TCTTAAAATAATCCTTTACCACCATGCCAAAGGAAGAAAAACAAGAAGAGCGGTATTTTTAGGGCCGTTAACTCTGACCACGTGCCCTGAAGGTAAACCGGATGGCAATTGCGCAAAGGTGCCTCATCAGTATGTCCTACGAGGCCAGCACGCACTGGACGTTGACTGCAATTGTTCTCTTGGGGTCTGTTTTGGGGATTGTGTCATCATATCCGATTCCAAGCAGGACTAATGCAACTTTATTGGAAAGAAGGTGGGAGACCCTATTCTCCCGCTCCTTTCTGGGGATTTCTGGCGAGAAATCAGACATGAACTGGGAGAACGACTACTTGCTGGGCATAAAGAGAGTGCGGCGACTTTACTGCAACGTAGGCATTGGGTTTCACCTGCAGGTTCTCCCAGATGGCAGGATAAATGGTATACATAATGAGAACCCATACAGTGAGTACATCCTATATCCGCCTAATGTACTGCAAACATGGGGGTGTGAAAGCAGTTCTCCCAAGTTTCACTAACCCGGGTAGCATATCTTTACATGCATGATATTTAATCAGTGGTGTCGGCAACATTGGATGTCTCTTAAACCAAAGACAAATCTATTAAAAAACCTTGTATCCGTCAGTGTTAAATATCTTCCCAGGCCAAAACATGACATGAATGCTTGGACCAATATAGACACCAACTTATTTTTACACCGGCTCCTTCAGCGGCCCAGAAACGAATTACCATGCACGCTAGTCCGAAAGTATAGTACTGAGAGATACTCATGTTTGAAATGCGAAATCAACACGAAATGCTCAAATAATGCTGAACAGGGACTATATCGTCACCTGCAAGGTTACACCCACTGCTGCATAGTGCACGTCTTTGTTCTACTCGCATTGATAACCTCTGCCAGGGTTCCCTTAACGTCATGTTTCGTTTGATAGGTCTAATAGAGATCTCTACAGTGGATCGAGGAGTGATAAGCATGTACGGAGTGAGAAGTGAGCTGTTTGTCGCAATGAACAGCAGAGGAAGGTTATACGGGACGGTAGGTGTGCATACTTGTATTTGCATCATGTTCAATATCGCGGGGAAAATACGCAATGATATGTGGAAATGTGTGATTATGTAGGCTGTCGTGATTGAAAATGGAT
The Osmerus eperlanus chromosome 17, fOsmEpe2.1, whole genome shotgun sequence DNA segment above includes these coding regions:
- the fgf6b gene encoding fibroblast growth factor 6b, which encodes MAIAQRCLISMSYEASTHWTLTAIVLLGSVLGIVSSYPIPSRTNATLLERRWETLFSRSFLGISGEKSDMNWENDYLLGIKRVRRLYCNVGIGFHLQVLPDGRINGIHNENPYSLIEISTVDRGVISMYGVRSELFVAMNSRGRLYGTPVFRDECKFKETLLPNNYNAYESFVYKGSYIALSKYGRLKRGNKATTAMTVTHFLPRL